A stretch of Chitinophagaceae bacterium DNA encodes these proteins:
- a CDS encoding carboxypeptidase regulatory-like domain-containing protein codes for MSKLYLTFLVVLSGFAARSQVKGTLIDSASKKPIENAVVGLVVKSNPTDTTYSFTDDKGQFRFDVVPSSNFSIVIRHLGYWPVARFVPVSKQEKTIDAGNFVLAQDAKLLSEVTVVAPAIVVKEDTIEYRADAFKVKEGAVVEDLLKKLPGGQVDKDGNVTAQGKAVSRVKVNGKDFLAAT; via the coding sequence ATGAGTAAATTATACCTCACTTTCCTTGTGGTTCTTTCAGGTTTTGCTGCCCGGTCGCAGGTAAAAGGAACATTGATAGATTCTGCTTCAAAAAAGCCGATAGAGAATGCCGTGGTGGGTTTGGTGGTGAAGTCAAATCCCACCGATACCACGTATTCATTTACAGATGACAAAGGACAGTTCCGTTTTGATGTAGTGCCTTCCTCCAATTTTTCCATCGTCATCCGCCACCTGGGTTATTGGCCCGTGGCCCGTTTTGTGCCCGTAAGCAAACAGGAAAAAACCATTGATGCCGGTAATTTTGTGCTGGCGCAGGATGCCAAATTGCTGAGTGAAGTGACCGTAGTGGCCCCGGCGATCGTGGTCAAGGAAGATACCATTGAATACCGGGCCGATGCTTTCAAAGTAAAAGAAGGTGCCGTGGTGGAAGACCTGCTGAAAAAACTGCCCGGTGGGCAGGTTGACAAAGACGGGAACGTGACCGCCCAGGGCAAAGCCGTGAGCCGGGTGAAAGTGAATGGCAAGGACTTTTTGGCGGCGACGTGA
- the atpG gene encoding ATP synthase F1 subunit gamma: MSGALKEVRNRIKSVQSTQQITKAMKMVSAAKLRRAQDAITQMRPYARKLQEMLSNIVSNSEGDVSMALAAQRPVEKVMIIVVTSDRGLCGGYNSNLIKLAKQTIQEKYAAQHAKGNVTILPIGKKGYENFSKTDFRVINNYWDILNGLTFEKAQAAAKHAMDAFANKEVDAVELVYSEFKNAATQRFVAEQFLPVQKVAKAEGQKNADFIFEPGKDILIAELMPKILNTQLFKATLDGNASEHGARMTAMDKASDNANELLKTLKISYNRARQAAITTELTEIVSGAAALQG, encoded by the coding sequence ATGAGTGGTGCATTAAAAGAGGTTCGTAACCGTATCAAGAGTGTTCAAAGTACGCAGCAGATCACGAAAGCCATGAAAATGGTGAGTGCGGCCAAACTCCGCCGTGCCCAGGATGCCATTACCCAGATGAGGCCCTATGCCAGGAAATTACAGGAAATGCTGAGCAATATTGTCAGCAACAGCGAAGGCGATGTGAGCATGGCCCTGGCAGCCCAGCGGCCGGTGGAAAAAGTAATGATCATTGTGGTTACCAGCGACCGGGGTTTGTGCGGTGGTTATAACAGTAACCTCATCAAACTGGCCAAACAGACCATCCAGGAAAAATATGCTGCCCAGCATGCCAAAGGCAATGTGACCATATTACCGATCGGCAAAAAGGGCTATGAGAATTTTTCCAAGACTGACTTCAGGGTCATCAATAATTACTGGGATATTTTAAACGGGCTGACCTTTGAAAAAGCACAGGCCGCTGCCAAACATGCCATGGATGCATTTGCCAATAAAGAAGTGGATGCTGTTGAACTGGTTTACAGCGAATTCAAGAATGCCGCCACCCAGCGTTTTGTAGCTGAGCAATTTTTACCGGTACAAAAAGTGGCAAAGGCAGAAGGGCAGAAAAATGCCGACTTTATTTTTGAGCCGGGCAAAGACATCCTGATCGCTGAACTGATGCCAAAGATCCTGAATACCCAGTTATTCAAAGCAACCCTCGACGGCAATGCCAGTGAGCATGGTGCAAGGATGACCGCGATGGATAAGGCCAGCGACAATGCCAATGAATTGCTGAAGACACTTAAGATAAGTTACAACCGTGCACGGCAGGCAGCCATTACAACCGAACTGACAGAGATCGTAAGCGGGGCTGCTGCATTACAGGGTTAA
- a CDS encoding outer membrane beta-barrel protein has product MKTATKELPANIVDKIQVIDDYGDQATVSGIKDGDPDKILNIEIKKDKNRGFFGRVTGGYGTEERYQASMNGNYFRNNTQISVLANSNNTNTSLFNFSGGGNRGATSMMRQGMSVMSDMGGMGQMNSMMQSGNSPNFGGGSNSGISTTNSFGFNYRDQWSKRISVYGSYSYNHRNTSQVQYTSSQNFFETNSFINNQDVNNLTKGNSHRFTFNFEYQVDSFNYLKISPSINYSGSDANNNTVFDYFETTNGTRTSDGNNRNLTNSQAPNLAATILYNHKFRKRGRNFSTSLTLGTSDNDSEQDVTNLSYQYVPPFIGPRNSFQFIDQENDNYNYGVRFTYSEPLTKYRSLDLSYSHNLSHSRNNRQTYNVDSATQTKTLNSFLSNDYENDFYNNRIGVSMRTTKKKYNYTIGISVQPVNLQGNSITKDSAYQTIRRANVFPIARFVYNFNRTRSLNFSYNGNATQPSFSQLQPVQDVSNQQSITTGNPNLKPSMNHNLNFSYNNFNFISGKVLFTNFTFSTIRNQIVNNTINKGAGRQLSIPENVNGYYNLLGFYVYSRPYKNRKYVLSLRGTANYNHNINLIDSIRNIGSNWVIGQGFTFEYNYKEILELGAGVNYNLNDVKYKNKSGKPLTTLQNSSSNAWTFSSNINLNITKTLVLKYDFDYTINSGLASNVSRNQAIMNASLEKQLFKKKNGIIRIEAFDLFKQNSNINRSVTANSIVDSRTNRLTRYFIATFTYRLQRFAGQPIQTRGVDFRRMAPPTGAPPQF; this is encoded by the coding sequence GTGAAAACAGCCACCAAGGAGCTGCCGGCTAATATTGTTGATAAGATACAGGTGATCGATGATTACGGTGACCAGGCAACGGTAAGCGGCATCAAAGACGGCGACCCGGATAAGATCCTGAACATCGAAATAAAGAAAGACAAGAACCGGGGATTTTTTGGAAGAGTTACCGGGGGGTATGGAACCGAAGAAAGATACCAGGCATCCATGAACGGAAATTATTTCCGGAACAATACACAGATATCTGTACTGGCTAACAGCAACAATACGAACACATCGCTTTTCAACTTCAGCGGAGGCGGTAACCGCGGGGCTACCAGCATGATGCGCCAGGGTATGAGCGTTATGAGTGATATGGGTGGCATGGGCCAGATGAACAGCATGATGCAAAGCGGCAACAGCCCTAATTTTGGCGGAGGCAGCAACAGCGGCATATCCACCACCAATTCATTCGGGTTCAATTACCGCGACCAATGGAGCAAGCGGATCAGTGTGTACGGCAGCTATTCTTACAATCACCGGAATACCAGCCAGGTTCAATACACGTCTTCCCAGAACTTTTTTGAAACGAACAGTTTTATCAATAACCAGGATGTGAACAACCTCACCAAAGGAAATTCACACCGTTTCACTTTCAATTTTGAATACCAGGTCGATTCATTCAATTACCTGAAAATAAGTCCCAGCATAAATTACAGCGGCAGCGATGCCAACAACAACACCGTTTTTGATTACTTCGAAACAACCAACGGAACCAGGACCAGTGACGGGAACAACAGGAACCTGACCAATTCGCAGGCACCCAACCTGGCAGCCACCATTTTGTACAATCATAAATTCAGGAAGCGTGGCCGTAATTTCTCCACCAGTTTAACCCTGGGAACCTCGGATAATGATTCGGAGCAGGATGTGACCAATCTAAGTTACCAGTATGTCCCGCCCTTTATCGGTCCACGCAACAGTTTCCAGTTCATCGACCAGGAAAACGACAACTACAACTACGGGGTACGTTTCACGTATTCTGAACCACTTACCAAATACCGCAGCCTCGACCTCAGCTATTCGCATAACCTGAGTCACAGCCGCAACAACCGGCAGACCTATAACGTGGATTCAGCTACCCAAACAAAAACACTGAACAGCTTTTTAAGCAATGATTATGAAAATGATTTTTACAACAACCGCATCGGCGTTTCCATGCGTACCACCAAAAAGAAATACAATTACACCATCGGCATCAGTGTGCAGCCGGTGAACCTGCAGGGCAATTCAATAACAAAGGACAGTGCCTACCAGACCATCCGCCGGGCCAATGTTTTTCCCATTGCCCGGTTTGTGTATAATTTCAACCGCACCCGTTCATTAAACTTCAGCTATAACGGGAATGCCACCCAGCCAAGTTTCAGCCAGTTGCAGCCCGTACAGGACGTAAGTAACCAGCAAAGCATCACCACCGGTAACCCGAACCTGAAACCATCGATGAACCACAACCTGAACTTCTCCTATAACAATTTCAATTTTATAAGCGGAAAGGTATTATTCACCAATTTTACCTTCAGCACCATCAGGAACCAGATCGTGAACAATACCATCAATAAAGGGGCAGGCCGACAGTTAAGCATTCCCGAAAATGTGAATGGCTATTATAACCTGCTTGGCTTTTATGTGTATTCAAGGCCTTACAAAAACAGGAAATATGTGTTGTCTTTGAGGGGTACGGCAAATTACAATCACAACATCAACCTGATCGACAGCATCCGTAACATCGGCAGCAACTGGGTGATCGGGCAGGGCTTTACCTTTGAATACAATTACAAAGAGATACTGGAACTCGGCGCCGGCGTTAACTACAACCTGAACGATGTGAAGTATAAGAACAAATCGGGAAAACCGCTTACCACCCTGCAAAACTCATCGAGCAATGCCTGGACCTTCAGCAGCAACATCAACCTCAACATCACCAAAACGCTGGTGCTGAAATACGATTTTGATTACACCATCAACTCCGGGCTGGCCAGCAATGTGAGCCGCAACCAGGCCATCATGAATGCGTCGCTGGAAAAACAACTCTTTAAAAAGAAGAACGGCATCATCCGGATAGAGGCATTCGACCTTTTCAAACAAAACAGCAATATCAACCGCAGTGTGACCGCCAACAGCATTGTTGACAGCCGTACCAACCGCCTTACCCGGTATTTCATTGCCACTTTCACGTACCGCCTGCAACGGTTTGCCGGGCAACCCATTCAGACCCGGGGCGTTGATTTCAGGAGGATGGCCCCCCCTACCGGTGCTCCCCCCCAGTTTTAG